The DNA sequence GGCATCTCGAATGGTTTTGATGGCCCCGCGACCATGGGCCCGTTGCCGCTTGCAGGCTCCGCTCGGCGGGCCTCCGGTTCGGACAGGCATGTTTGCAGGAGAACTCGCTCGCCGAGCAGATAGCCGCGGCCCGAAAGACCGTCATGGAAGCGGACACCGTGATCGTCGGGCTCTACGGCCGCGTTCGCTCAGGTGCGAAACAGCGTCGGCATTCCCGAGGAACGGAGCCGCAATTCTCCGCGGGGCACTCGCGGCAGAAGCAGGTGATCGGGATCAGCTTCGGCCAATCCGTACATTCTGTCGTCGTTCCCCGAGATGAAGACCTACGTCGTCGCGTGCGGCGACATGGCAGCCTCCAGCGTGCTGCCGCAAGAGAACTTCTCGACCCAGCAGCAGTTCACCGGAAAGCTGCCGATCAGCCCCTTCGGGCTTACACCCACGCAAGCTCCCGTGCGTAGCTCAACTTACCTAAACCGATTGCCCTTCCAAAGCCCAATTTTCCGCCTGCGGTACCAGCTGTTCGGGCGAGGAGTGACGTTTTGGTAAACGTTTGATTGATGAAAGCGGCATGGTCAGCGAAGCTACCGCGATTTCAGGTCACCCGCTGTTGCGACGGGCAGCAGTGAATGCCATAAGGTTCCAGAGTTTCCAAATCGATGATGAAACGAAAACGAAACAAATAACGATCATATAATAACTGCCGAAAGAAGATTTTGACGACTCACCGTGCTGTGAAGGGTTTCCGTACTTGGTTACGATAGCTGCTTTGGACATCAGAATAGCTCAAGGTGGTCCATTAATGGCGTCGTGGCGAATTGACGATTTTCTTACCGTCCGCGATGGGCGGCTGCACGTTGACGGCCCGACGCCGTCGTTGCCCCCGCGAATACGGAACGCCGCTTTTCCTCTATAGCGAGCCGCGAATACACAACAACTTCGACCGTCTCAAGCGGTCGGCGAGGCTGTCGGCTGGGATTCAAGCTTATTATGCAGCGAAGGCGATGTCCACGCTCGGCGTCCTTCGTCCGGTGCGCGATGCGGGTTGCGACCTCGAGGTCAATTCGGGCGGCGAGCTTTGGAAAAGCTTTGAAAGCCGGTTTCCGCGGCGACCAGCTAAATTTCAACGGCCTGAGCAAAGAGGTCAGTGGGGATCGAACTCGCGATCGAGAACGGCGTTTATGCGATCCAGGTCGATTCGCTCTACGAGCCACTGATCGAAGAAACGGCCACGCGGCTCGGCAAAAAGGGCGAACGTCAGCTCCGGCTCGTCGGGCATCGAATCGGCGACCCCACTCCCGGCCTGCAGACCGCAATGCTCACCTCAAATTGGAATGATGCCGGACGAGGCTTCGGGGCTTTCGCACGATATAAAGACTCGGAACACCTGAACCTAAGCGGCATTCACCGCACGTCGGCTCGCAAAACCCCTTCGCCCGAGGTTTACACAGGCGTTTGACGAGATGTTTGGCGCCTTGCTCCGCATCTATCGCGAGACCGGGATCCGGTTGCAGCACATCAATCTCGGCGGCGGCTTCCCGGTAAATTATCTCCGCGACGGTGCAGGCCGGCGACTTCCCCGCCGAACAACGCGAGATGTTTGCCGCCGACTTTGAGCCCGCCGAGGCGATGCGAGCCGCTCCGCCGCGGTCCTCAAGAAAGCCGAAGCCGAAAACGTCGTCGATCTGCTCGAAGGCATTACGCTTCTCCTCGAACCGGCCGCTCCATCATCGCCGACGCCGCCATCTGCCTGACCACGGTCCGCAATCACAAGGAACGTCCCGTTCATCAAAGCTCCCTCCTCACGAAGGAGGTGGCCGCCGCTTCGGCTGACGGGGTGGTTCTCGCATCTGACCACCGACCACTGACCACTGACCACTGGCTCTAACCGACGCCGGCTTCAACATCCTGCTTTCGATGGAGACCTACAAATGGTACTACCATCTGGTCTTCAGCCGAGCGTGCCGGCGAGCCGCACGAAACGCCCTACAAACTTGCCGGCCCGCTATGCGACGGCGGCGATGTCTATTTTGATATCGAGGAGAAGGAAGGCTGCCTGACCACCGGCTCTTGCCCGAAAACGTCGAACCTGGCGAGGTGCTCGCTCTGCTCAATTGCGGTGCCTATTCGCTCGCCCAGGCCTCGCAATACAACGGCCGCTTCCTTCCGCCCGTCGTCATGACAAAGGCCGACCGCACCGCCGAACTCATCCGCCGCCGCGACACCTTCGAAGACCTCATCGCCAACGACCTTTGATCAGGCGATCGCGAGTTCGACGCCATCGAAAAGTTCAAGAGCGGGAGCGTATTCAATATGCAGAACGCGACGTGGCCGGTCGCTTATACATTTTGACGAAGCGTGGACGATCAACGGGCTCATCGCGATGACCCAACCTTTCGCGACCGTGCACGTAACCTGCGGTCCATCGGTTACGACCCTATCGATCTCCGTGTCTGATAATCGTTCTTTGTGCGAGCCGGCGATGAGACGTAGCGGACCGTTGTCCGGTCCCGAATCATCGATGTGAATACGAAGGGCAACTATCTCGCGAAGCACTTCCGTGCCGAGCCTGGCAAAATGTAATTCC is a window from the Acidobacteriota bacterium genome containing:
- a CDS encoding phytanoyl-CoA dioxygenase family protein; this encodes MLREIVALRIHIDDSGPDNGPLRLIAGSHKERLSDTEIDRVVTDGPQVTCTVAKGWVIAMSPLIVHASSKCISDRPRRVLHIEYAPALELFDGVELAIA